One genomic region from Leptospira tipperaryensis encodes:
- a CDS encoding multidrug effflux MFS transporter — protein MPSKPKPFFLILILGTLTALSPFSIDMYLPAFSEIAKDLDTPAAEVALSLSSYFIGLAFGQLLYGPLLDRFGRKKPLYVGLFVYILASFGCMFSRSIDELVIFRLIQAIGGCVANVASVAMVRDFFRVKESSKVFSLLILVLGVSPLLAPTVGGYISTNFGWHAIFIILSAIAFLMLLVSVFYLPESHKADPSVSLKPIHIFHQYGIVFRNPQFYSYTLAGAVAFSGLFVYISGSPIIFMEIFKVEPQKFSYIFALLSVGFIGASQCNIFLVKKFKNEQILKTALLGQVAVTLLFLIGTWNGWFGLIGTTLFFFSLLALVGLLNPNAAALALAPFSKNAGTASALMGSLQMGIGAFASSCVGLFSAHTSLPLSIILFASASFAFLILMIGKRRIPEELPVHEEITPAISV, from the coding sequence TTGCCATCCAAACCGAAGCCTTTTTTTCTCATTCTCATCTTAGGTACCCTCACCGCTCTGAGTCCTTTTTCCATCGACATGTATCTTCCCGCATTTTCGGAGATTGCAAAAGATTTAGATACGCCTGCTGCGGAAGTGGCTCTTTCTCTTTCGAGTTATTTTATAGGCTTGGCCTTCGGACAACTTCTCTACGGACCTCTCTTGGATCGTTTTGGCAGAAAAAAACCTCTCTACGTCGGACTTTTCGTTTATATTCTCGCTTCGTTCGGATGTATGTTTTCTCGTTCTATCGATGAACTCGTCATTTTTCGTTTGATCCAAGCGATTGGAGGCTGTGTGGCTAACGTTGCCTCCGTCGCGATGGTCCGAGATTTTTTTAGGGTGAAAGAAAGTTCAAAAGTATTTTCCTTGCTCATTTTGGTTTTGGGCGTTTCTCCTCTTCTCGCACCTACAGTCGGAGGTTATATCAGCACAAATTTCGGATGGCATGCAATTTTTATAATACTCTCCGCGATCGCATTCTTAATGCTTTTGGTAAGCGTGTTTTATCTTCCGGAAAGTCATAAAGCCGATCCTTCCGTTTCGTTAAAACCGATTCATATTTTTCATCAATACGGGATCGTTTTTAGAAATCCACAATTCTATTCTTACACGTTAGCCGGCGCGGTCGCCTTCTCGGGACTTTTTGTATATATCTCGGGTTCGCCGATCATATTTATGGAAATTTTTAAAGTAGAACCGCAGAAGTTCAGTTATATATTTGCGCTTCTTTCGGTAGGATTTATCGGAGCAAGTCAGTGTAACATTTTTTTAGTCAAAAAATTTAAGAATGAACAGATTTTGAAAACCGCTTTGCTCGGTCAGGTTGCAGTCACACTTCTTTTTTTGATCGGAACCTGGAACGGTTGGTTTGGCTTGATCGGAACCACCCTATTCTTCTTTAGTCTTTTGGCTCTTGTGGGACTACTCAATCCGAACGCAGCCGCACTCGCACTCGCACCGTTTTCAAAAAATGCGGGGACCGCGTCCGCTCTGATGGGTTCTCTTCAGATGGGAATCGGCGCCTTTGCCTCGAGTTGTGTCGGCCTTTTTAGCGCTCACACGAGTCTTCCTCTTTCGATCATACTTTTTGCTTCCGCAAGTTTTGCGTTCCTTATTTTGATGATAGGAAAACGGAGAATTCCGGAAGAACTTCCGGTCCACGAAGAGATCACTCCTGCGATTTCGGTTTAA
- a CDS encoding NAD-dependent epimerase/dehydratase family protein, with the protein MKIKAIITGATGMVGEGVLHECLEDKNVESVLVIHRKPGGFTHPKLKEIVLNDFFDLSSIEPQLKGYNACFFCLGISSIGLNEEQYHKISHDLTLHFAKTLQKQSPEATFCYVSGAGTDSSEKGKVMWARVKGKTENDLLQIGFKAAFNFRPGYMHPTPGLKNTLPYYKYFTWAYPALRRFFPKQVTTLAELGKAMLAVAQKGYGKNTIEVPDIVVLAKRG; encoded by the coding sequence ATGAAAATCAAAGCGATTATCACGGGTGCGACCGGAATGGTGGGAGAAGGAGTTTTACACGAATGCCTCGAAGACAAAAACGTGGAATCGGTTCTTGTAATTCATAGAAAGCCTGGAGGTTTTACACATCCGAAACTAAAAGAGATCGTACTAAACGACTTTTTTGATCTTTCCTCGATTGAACCTCAACTCAAAGGATACAACGCCTGCTTTTTTTGTCTGGGCATCAGTTCCATCGGACTCAACGAAGAACAGTATCACAAGATTTCTCACGATCTGACTCTACACTTTGCAAAGACCCTGCAAAAACAAAGCCCCGAGGCGACTTTTTGTTACGTATCGGGCGCGGGAACCGACAGTTCCGAAAAGGGAAAGGTAATGTGGGCAAGGGTAAAAGGAAAAACGGAAAACGATCTTTTACAAATCGGATTCAAAGCCGCATTTAACTTTAGACCCGGATACATGCATCCCACTCCGGGCTTGAAAAACACACTTCCTTATTATAAGTATTTTACGTGGGCCTATCCGGCCCTCCGTCGTTTCTTTCCAAAACAAGTGACAACGCTCGCAGAATTAGGGAAGGCGATGTTAGCCGTTGCTCAAAAAGGATACGGGAAAAATACCATCGAAGTTCCGGACATTGTCGTATTAGCAAAACGAGGATAA
- a CDS encoding MBL fold metallo-hydrolase, with amino-acid sequence MKKNKKVIKVLKAIRWISIVTLFSACIFSVYTCMSLTASSEREARIKASPNWKDGQFVNPQPLINDVSESILSLFRKSEFSSPIEELNVHRPEPSLYDVEPASGMRVTWFGHSSTLVEIDGYKILTDPIWSDRSSPVTWAGPKRWYAPPLSFEDLPKIDVVVISHDHYDHLDYKTTLALNEKGVVFIVPLGVGKHLSHWGILESKIVELDWWESFSIRELKIVATPARHASGRILLDKDEHLWAGYALIGAKHRLYYSGDTGLFPAMKDIGEKYGPFDLTMIETGQYNQAWPDWHIGPEQAVIAHKMVRGKSFLPVHWALFELAAHGWTEPIERVLVKAKEMGVNVFTPKPGQSFEPEASENFSRWWPDLPWKTAAEDPIRSTQMN; translated from the coding sequence ATGAAAAAAAATAAGAAAGTAATCAAGGTTTTAAAAGCGATCCGATGGATTTCCATCGTTACTCTTTTCTCCGCTTGTATCTTTAGCGTTTATACTTGTATGAGTTTAACGGCTTCAAGCGAAAGAGAGGCAAGAATCAAAGCCTCACCCAATTGGAAGGACGGTCAATTTGTAAATCCTCAACCGTTGATAAACGACGTCTCCGAAAGTATACTTTCTCTTTTCCGTAAAAGCGAATTTTCAAGTCCGATCGAAGAGTTAAATGTTCACAGACCGGAACCTTCCCTCTACGACGTCGAGCCTGCAAGCGGAATGAGAGTCACCTGGTTCGGACATTCTTCTACGTTAGTCGAAATTGACGGTTACAAAATTCTCACGGATCCGATCTGGTCCGATCGTTCTTCTCCTGTCACCTGGGCCGGACCAAAACGTTGGTATGCTCCTCCTCTCTCTTTCGAAGATCTTCCCAAAATCGACGTCGTCGTTATTTCGCACGATCACTACGACCACCTGGACTACAAAACCACACTGGCCCTAAACGAAAAAGGCGTGGTCTTTATAGTTCCCCTCGGAGTAGGAAAACATCTATCGCATTGGGGAATTCTTGAATCAAAAATTGTAGAACTCGATTGGTGGGAATCCTTCTCCATCAGAGAACTTAAGATCGTAGCGACTCCTGCAAGACACGCTTCCGGAAGAATTCTTTTGGACAAAGACGAACACCTCTGGGCCGGATATGCTCTGATCGGCGCCAAACATAGATTATACTATTCGGGAGACACAGGTCTTTTCCCCGCGATGAAAGATATCGGCGAAAAATACGGACCCTTTGATCTTACGATGATCGAAACCGGACAATACAACCAAGCCTGGCCGGATTGGCATATCGGACCGGAACAGGCGGTGATCGCTCACAAGATGGTGAGAGGAAAAAGTTTCTTACCGGTTCATTGGGCCCTCTTCGAACTCGCGGCTCATGGTTGGACCGAACCCATCGAAAGAGTGTTGGTCAAGGCAAAGGAAATGGGCGTAAATGTATTCACTCCAAAACCCGGACAAAGTTTCGAACCGGAGGCGAGTGAGAATTTTTCCCGTTGGTGGCCGGACCTTCCGTGGAAAACCGCCGCGGAAGATCCGATTCGCTCGACACAAATGAATTAG
- a CDS encoding TetR/AcrR family transcriptional regulator → MSAKPNETIDRKTDILNSALIVFFKYGFRKTSMDEVARAADVSRQGLYLHFATKEDLFRAVVQNTLQNSLDAAKKMLSDKELSIEERIVSAFDAWMGQYVGMLASGASDLVEASKNLLGSTIHEYEEQFLKAIGKTIQESELKNYYSGAGLKIKDLVETLNQTSVGLKHSSNSRSAFKEGMNTAVKILCTPLGSRHEKK, encoded by the coding sequence ATGAGCGCAAAACCGAACGAAACAATAGACAGAAAAACTGACATACTCAATTCTGCGCTTATAGTTTTTTTTAAATACGGGTTTCGTAAAACCTCTATGGACGAGGTAGCAAGGGCCGCCGACGTATCCAGACAAGGGCTCTATCTCCACTTTGCTACAAAAGAAGACCTCTTTCGCGCGGTGGTTCAAAACACGCTTCAAAACTCATTGGATGCGGCCAAGAAAATGTTAAGCGACAAAGAACTTTCTATAGAAGAAAGGATCGTTTCTGCCTTTGACGCGTGGATGGGTCAGTATGTGGGAATGCTCGCTTCGGGGGCATCCGATCTTGTGGAAGCAAGCAAAAACCTACTCGGTTCTACCATCCATGAATACGAAGAGCAGTTTTTAAAAGCGATCGGAAAGACTATTCAAGAATCGGAATTAAAAAACTATTATTCCGGCGCGGGCCTCAAGATAAAAGATTTAGTCGAAACTCTCAACCAAACGTCCGTAGGGCTAAAACATTCTTCTAATTCTCGTTCCGCTTTCAAAGAGGGAATGAATACCGCAGTTAAAATTTTATGCACACCACTCGGGAGTCGTCATGAAAAAAAATAA
- a CDS encoding patatin-like phospholipase family protein, with the protein MRIPLAKGNKRALLVEGGGMKGAFAGGALHSLHTILSPKYFDLVVAVSSGACSAAYYVTMPKPEPEKSLKTLAIWYFELAGRKLISPFHPFQGKTFLDQEYLVDDLFGQKYPLPAENFEKFGLPEFRIAVSNLHTRSIEYVRATTTNIFDLLKAATSLPIATRGRHRVDGTLYSDAAVLNPLPLEDLIEAGYKDITIVLNSPVEKISPPFGFFTSFLSFPKDWKMARLMSRWHHHHFNIAREVAQKPPKGVQIHMISPENQLPVTLVTTNGSKLKETVDLGMKKGEEIGNFLLKKFSKKHVSAKQLSTVKKLVKPNRLESSKKKSSKKKKSVR; encoded by the coding sequence ATGAGAATTCCACTCGCAAAGGGAAACAAACGAGCCCTCCTCGTTGAAGGAGGAGGAATGAAAGGCGCCTTTGCCGGAGGTGCATTACATTCTTTGCATACGATTCTTTCACCCAAATACTTTGATCTTGTGGTCGCAGTTTCTTCCGGCGCCTGTTCGGCGGCGTATTACGTTACGATGCCGAAACCGGAACCCGAAAAGAGTTTGAAAACACTTGCGATTTGGTATTTCGAATTAGCCGGCCGAAAACTCATCTCTCCGTTTCATCCTTTTCAAGGAAAAACTTTCTTGGATCAGGAATATCTCGTAGACGATCTCTTTGGACAAAAATACCCGCTTCCCGCGGAAAACTTTGAAAAGTTCGGCCTTCCCGAATTCAGAATCGCGGTGAGTAATCTTCACACGAGAAGTATAGAGTATGTGAGAGCGACTACTACTAACATATTCGATCTTTTGAAAGCCGCGACTTCGCTTCCGATCGCAACCAGGGGAAGACACAGAGTGGACGGAACGCTCTACTCCGACGCTGCGGTTCTCAACCCTCTTCCGTTGGAGGATCTGATCGAAGCGGGATATAAGGATATTACGATTGTCTTAAATTCTCCCGTTGAAAAAATTTCTCCGCCCTTCGGGTTTTTTACAAGTTTTCTTTCCTTTCCTAAAGATTGGAAGATGGCTCGTCTGATGAGTCGTTGGCATCATCATCACTTCAATATCGCTCGTGAAGTCGCGCAAAAACCTCCGAAGGGTGTGCAGATCCACATGATCTCTCCGGAAAATCAATTGCCTGTGACCTTAGTCACCACAAACGGATCCAAACTCAAGGAAACCGTCGACTTAGGAATGAAGAAGGGAGAAGAAATTGGAAACTTTCTTCTGAAGAAATTTAGTAAAAAACATGTTTCCGCAAAACAGCTTTCGACTGTTAAAAAACTCGTCAAACCGAATCGTTTGGAATCTTCGAAAAAGAAATCGAGTAAAAAGAAAAAATCGGTCCGCTGA
- a CDS encoding lysophospholipid acyltransferase family protein, whose product MKSANSSKNEKYSHKKYKAPDAEPGLHPGSSHLVRRILDWFGRFYGSLFYKAEVHGLHNVPKEGTVLVLAKHQRNDDIPLGLAKALYKVRWSIWAVMKDSMAAPIFFDFFLKCGGIPLNRLEPRKSKKDLLFARKVLYNGNMLVIFPEQTTVPYKMGRGRPGAFRFIVGKPEAPLPVLCLGLDYEPRGFLRRTKLTIRIGELKHLHPNQDPEEFLHERMHDIANLTNLTYPFTYKKGAGDSYEESESKAVGSAV is encoded by the coding sequence ATGAAATCAGCAAATTCCTCCAAAAACGAGAAATATTCCCATAAAAAATACAAGGCTCCGGATGCGGAACCGGGTTTGCATCCGGGAAGCTCGCATCTGGTTCGAAGAATTTTGGATTGGTTCGGCAGATTCTATGGAAGTCTGTTTTACAAGGCCGAAGTCCACGGACTTCACAACGTTCCCAAAGAAGGAACCGTTCTTGTTCTCGCCAAACACCAGAGAAACGATGATATCCCCTTAGGTCTTGCAAAAGCTCTCTACAAAGTCCGCTGGAGCATCTGGGCAGTCATGAAAGATTCTATGGCAGCGCCTATCTTCTTTGATTTCTTTTTAAAATGCGGAGGAATTCCGTTAAACCGACTTGAGCCCCGTAAGAGTAAGAAGGATCTTTTGTTTGCGCGAAAAGTATTATACAATGGTAATATGCTCGTCATCTTTCCGGAACAGACGACGGTTCCTTACAAGATGGGAAGAGGAAGACCCGGAGCTTTTCGTTTTATCGTCGGCAAACCAGAAGCCCCCCTTCCGGTTCTTTGTCTCGGATTGGACTACGAACCGAGAGGTTTTTTAAGAAGAACCAAACTCACGATTCGAATCGGAGAATTAAAACACCTTCATCCGAATCAGGATCCGGAAGAATTCCTACACGAACGTATGCACGATATTGCAAATCTTACAAATTTAACCTATCCGTTTACTTATAAAAAAGGCGCGGGAGACAGTTACGAAGAATCAGAATCCAAAGCAGTAGGTTCCGCAGTATGA
- a CDS encoding Crp/Fnr family transcriptional regulator: protein MISDIPFIENLKKKIPSLDENWPRYKHMLEERTVPPRTVLIHKGEFVKTIFIVKKGCLRIWFDDDGRDITVAFFFENRPITSLHSYRGTNETSGFVLESVETTEFYMVSAENAALIYQENEKLKDFVLEYTLERFDTYMALFLSRIRESPEERYLNLIRQQPDIISRVPQHYIASYLGITPVSLSRIRNRVWKEHKKKLV, encoded by the coding sequence ATGATATCCGACATTCCTTTTATTGAAAATCTAAAAAAGAAAATTCCGAGTTTGGATGAGAACTGGCCTCGATACAAACACATGCTCGAGGAGAGAACCGTTCCTCCGAGAACCGTCCTGATTCATAAGGGAGAATTTGTGAAGACGATCTTTATCGTAAAGAAGGGATGTCTTCGGATTTGGTTCGACGACGACGGAAGAGATATTACGGTAGCTTTCTTTTTTGAGAATCGTCCCATCACTTCTCTTCACAGTTATCGTGGGACCAACGAAACAAGCGGTTTTGTTTTGGAAAGCGTTGAGACCACCGAATTCTACATGGTAAGCGCGGAGAACGCGGCCCTGATCTATCAGGAAAACGAAAAGCTCAAAGATTTTGTCTTGGAATATACTCTCGAACGTTTTGATACTTATATGGCCTTGTTTTTATCTCGGATTCGGGAAAGTCCTGAAGAACGATATCTAAATCTCATACGCCAACAACCCGATATCATCAGTCGAGTTCCGCAACACTACATCGCTTCCTATTTGGGAATCACCCCTGTTTCTCTCAGTAGAATTCGAAATCGAGTCTGGAAAGAACACAAGAAAAAACTAGTTTAG
- a CDS encoding hybrid sensor histidine kinase/response regulator, protein MQDCDEEVRNSTEDCAPIKSEDSFLAESEKKFLTDHKKAAKELNFFEAVNKSANGFAVLGLDGTWIHLNPALTKIVGYSKEELLGMNFQSITHPDDLEWNLRLISELLNGKRDSFKIEKRYKHKNGYYVWIQMEVSLISQNKGTSGYLISQIQEITERKAAETALKESEARFRQLAETIDEVFWMKEAKTNQLLYVSPAYERIWGLTLSSLYENPDSWLQSIHPDDLHLVMCAIDRQKEQVDFNERFRIQHSDGSERWIRIQSFQIFDSLGKLDRIVGVARDVTKQHELEKQLAHSQRMESIGSLAGGVAHDFNNILTVIMGFASLLDQNPNDPQKVKQSVQIIQRASERGASLIKQLLTLARKTESYFKSVSFNDLIREAVKIARATFPKSILITTYLEKNPIYIHADYTQIHQIFVNLIINAKDAMIEGGELSISLKEVSGESIVFPEKEKRNSRYALLEIEDTGIGMDEETKRKIFDPFFTTKEVGKGTGLGLALVYGIVENHKGLIQVESVFGKGTIFRVYLPIEERAATGNFSSQDVPEIPKQKNDQTILLVEDEPMIREPLTNYLSRIGYKVLAAKDGEEALSVFFQNRDRIQIVLCDLNLPKINGLEVLKKIRAADSSLFLVLASGYIDPQCKSEMDLLGLNSVIQKPYDFKTILKILQEFQFKN, encoded by the coding sequence ATGCAAGATTGTGATGAAGAAGTCCGTAATTCCACCGAAGACTGTGCGCCGATAAAATCGGAAGATTCCTTTCTCGCGGAATCGGAAAAAAAATTTCTTACTGATCATAAAAAGGCCGCGAAAGAATTGAATTTTTTCGAAGCGGTAAACAAATCCGCAAACGGTTTTGCGGTCTTGGGATTAGACGGGACTTGGATTCATCTCAACCCCGCATTGACAAAGATCGTGGGATATTCCAAAGAAGAACTTCTCGGTATGAACTTTCAATCGATCACCCACCCCGACGATCTGGAATGGAATCTCCGACTCATCTCCGAGTTGTTAAACGGAAAACGGGATTCTTTCAAAATCGAAAAAAGATACAAACACAAAAACGGATACTACGTTTGGATACAAATGGAAGTTTCTCTGATTTCTCAAAACAAAGGAACATCCGGTTATCTCATTTCTCAGATCCAAGAAATCACCGAAAGAAAGGCCGCTGAAACCGCGTTAAAGGAAAGCGAGGCGCGGTTTCGTCAATTGGCCGAAACGATCGACGAAGTTTTTTGGATGAAGGAAGCCAAAACAAATCAGCTTCTTTATGTAAGCCCCGCGTATGAAAGAATCTGGGGACTCACTCTTTCCAGTTTGTATGAGAATCCGGATTCTTGGTTGCAGTCGATTCATCCGGACGATCTTCACCTTGTGATGTGTGCGATCGACAGACAAAAAGAACAAGTCGATTTCAACGAAAGATTTCGAATTCAACACTCCGACGGTTCAGAACGTTGGATTCGAATCCAGTCGTTTCAAATTTTTGATTCCCTTGGAAAACTCGATCGTATCGTGGGAGTCGCGAGAGACGTCACCAAACAACACGAACTCGAAAAACAACTCGCTCATTCTCAGAGAATGGAATCGATCGGTTCGCTCGCGGGCGGAGTCGCTCACGATTTTAACAATATTCTTACCGTGATCATGGGTTTTGCTTCTCTCTTGGATCAAAATCCGAACGACCCGCAAAAAGTAAAACAATCGGTTCAAATCATACAAAGAGCTTCCGAAAGAGGAGCTTCCCTGATCAAACAACTCCTAACGTTGGCGAGAAAAACCGAATCTTACTTTAAATCCGTATCCTTCAACGATCTCATACGCGAAGCCGTGAAAATAGCGAGAGCCACGTTCCCAAAATCGATCCTTATCACCACTTATCTGGAGAAAAACCCGATTTATATCCACGCGGATTACACCCAGATCCATCAGATTTTTGTAAACCTCATCATCAACGCAAAGGACGCGATGATCGAAGGCGGAGAACTCTCCATATCCCTCAAAGAAGTTTCGGGAGAATCCATCGTGTTCCCCGAAAAAGAAAAAAGAAATTCACGTTATGCACTACTTGAAATCGAGGATACTGGAATCGGAATGGACGAAGAGACAAAAAGAAAAATTTTCGATCCTTTTTTTACGACCAAAGAAGTCGGCAAAGGAACCGGTTTGGGTTTAGCTTTGGTTTATGGAATCGTAGAAAATCACAAGGGCTTGATCCAAGTCGAAAGTGTATTTGGAAAAGGAACGATCTTTCGCGTATATCTTCCGATCGAAGAGCGAGCAGCGACCGGAAATTTTTCCTCCCAGGATGTTCCTGAAATCCCAAAACAAAAAAACGATCAGACGATCCTTCTCGTCGAGGACGAACCGATGATCCGAGAACCTCTTACAAATTATCTTTCAAGAATCGGATATAAAGTTCTCGCGGCCAAAGACGGTGAAGAGGCTTTGTCGGTCTTTTTTCAAAACCGGGATCGGATTCAGATTGTCCTCTGCGATCTCAATCTTCCAAAAATCAACGGTCTGGAAGTATTAAAAAAGATCCGCGCCGCAGATTCTTCACTGTTTCTGGTTCTTGCGAGCGGATATATCGATCCTCAGTGTAAGAGCGAAATGGATCTACTGGGCCTCAATTCGGTGATTCAAAAGCCTTACGACTTTAAGACAATTTTAAAAATTCTTCAAGAATTTCAATTTAAGAATTAA
- a CDS encoding putative Ig domain-containing protein, which produces MKEKVCDGPFLSFPSMLCAVWILTSAFWGCLHDESTTHALVLLGTPISESNPVGAPPILPSLSYTNSSLVFVKNVSITAIQPTSTGNPTTFSISPALPTGLSWNASTGEITGTPSSAQGSTSYTITAVNENGSNTTTIDITIQALNSFWAGYLKAPNAESIAGSGDNFGKVAISGDTMVVTASTEDSNQTTVTNFPGPILTSATDNDGTINSGAAYVFRRVGTSWVLEAYLKSPNAETGDSFGTSVAISGDTIVIGAIGEQSPLNTVINAPNAGLTPAGDTDGAGNAGAAYIFRRTGTTWAWEAYLKAPNAASTNQFGNSVAISGNTVVVSAVFEDCDQTFITNAPSTFVSNTNAVDAGAVYVYARTGTTWAFQSYLKAPNAETNDNFGSSVSISEDSNTIAVGARSEKSNQTTVSNAPDPNLTPGGDNDALAVGGGAVYVFRKSGSNWAWEAYLKPPNIEVNDQFGMSISISGDRIVVGANGEDSNQPTILSSLGPSLTPAGDNDGASGAGAAYVFVRSGSTWSWEAYLKSPNAEASDVFGTSVAILGDIIVVGATGEDSALPSIINSPSAFPTSATDNDASLNSGAAYVFHRNGSGWNLQSYLKAPNAETVSGVGDTFGTSVALSNECIVVGANGEDSSLVSNLFAPSTPPSATTDDDAAVNSGAAYTFDR; this is translated from the coding sequence ATGAAAGAAAAAGTCTGCGATGGTCCATTCTTATCTTTTCCATCGATGCTTTGTGCTGTGTGGATTCTTACTTCCGCTTTCTGGGGTTGTCTTCACGATGAATCTACAACACACGCGCTTGTCTTATTGGGAACCCCTATCTCGGAGTCCAATCCTGTAGGAGCTCCACCGATTCTTCCTAGTCTGAGTTATACGAACTCCTCCCTTGTCTTTGTGAAGAATGTTTCTATCACAGCCATACAACCTACATCCACGGGCAATCCCACTACATTCTCCATTAGTCCCGCGCTTCCAACAGGATTGAGTTGGAATGCGAGCACCGGAGAAATTACCGGCACGCCGTCTTCCGCACAAGGTTCTACTTCTTATACCATCACCGCGGTGAACGAAAACGGATCAAACACGACGACGATCGACATCACGATCCAAGCTCTGAATTCTTTTTGGGCGGGTTATCTCAAAGCTCCGAACGCGGAAAGTATTGCCGGAAGCGGGGACAATTTTGGAAAGGTGGCGATCTCGGGTGATACGATGGTCGTCACCGCGAGTACAGAAGACAGCAATCAAACTACGGTCACGAACTTTCCGGGGCCCATTTTGACTTCGGCAACGGACAATGACGGAACTATCAATTCCGGGGCCGCTTATGTTTTTCGTCGGGTAGGAACTTCCTGGGTTTTAGAGGCATATCTCAAATCCCCGAATGCGGAAACCGGGGATAGTTTCGGTACGAGCGTAGCTATTTCCGGAGATACGATCGTGATTGGGGCGATCGGAGAACAAAGCCCTCTGAATACGGTAATCAATGCGCCTAACGCAGGCCTCACACCGGCAGGCGATACGGACGGCGCGGGCAACGCTGGAGCCGCGTATATTTTTCGTAGAACGGGAACCACCTGGGCTTGGGAAGCCTATCTAAAAGCGCCTAACGCGGCTTCCACGAATCAGTTTGGAAATTCAGTTGCGATCTCCGGAAATACAGTAGTCGTTAGCGCCGTATTTGAAGACTGCGATCAAACCTTTATAACGAATGCACCTTCGACTTTCGTGAGTAATACGAATGCGGTGGATGCAGGAGCCGTCTATGTCTACGCGCGGACGGGAACGACTTGGGCGTTTCAATCCTATCTCAAAGCTCCGAATGCGGAAACAAACGATAATTTCGGCTCAAGCGTATCTATATCAGAAGATTCTAATACGATTGCGGTTGGAGCCAGATCAGAAAAGAGTAATCAAACAACGGTTTCCAATGCCCCGGATCCAAACCTTACCCCTGGTGGAGACAATGACGCATTGGCCGTAGGAGGCGGCGCCGTCTATGTATTTCGCAAGAGTGGTTCCAATTGGGCTTGGGAAGCCTACTTAAAGCCCCCTAATATCGAAGTCAATGATCAATTTGGAATGAGCATCTCCATCTCCGGAGATCGAATCGTAGTAGGAGCGAATGGAGAAGACAGCAATCAACCGACGATCCTCAGTTCTCTCGGGCCGAGTTTGACTCCGGCTGGTGACAACGATGGAGCATCGGGCGCCGGTGCGGCTTACGTCTTTGTTCGTTCCGGATCTACTTGGTCATGGGAGGCCTACCTTAAAAGTCCGAACGCGGAGGCTTCGGACGTTTTTGGAACGAGCGTCGCGATCCTCGGAGATATCATTGTAGTCGGCGCAACTGGAGAAGACAGCGCACTTCCATCGATCATAAATTCACCTTCCGCCTTTCCTACGTCCGCGACCGACAACGACGCTTCCCTAAACTCAGGAGCGGCCTACGTCTTTCATAGAAACGGTTCCGGTTGGAATCTTCAGTCCTATCTCAAAGCGCCTAACGCGGAAACTGTGAGCGGTGTTGGTGATACTTTTGGAACGTCCGTCGCCCTCTCGAACGAATGCATCGTGGTCGGCGCAAATGGAGAAGACAGTTCCCTAGTATCGAATCTTTTTGCTCCGAGCACGCCGCCAAGCGCAACGACCGATGACGACGCCGCGGTCAACTCGGGAGCGGCCTATACTTTCGATCGATAA
- a CDS encoding DUF3147 family protein encodes MLYLVFKYALTSLLIVTISEVAKKNDKLAAFIGSLPLITILTLIWLRVEQADSSKIENHAYYTFWYVIPSLPMFFFFPRIHQSIGFWPALGTSVVSTLLLYFGFALLLKRFGIDLL; translated from the coding sequence ATGCTCTATTTAGTTTTCAAATACGCCCTGACCTCGTTATTGATCGTAACCATTTCCGAAGTCGCAAAGAAAAACGATAAGCTGGCCGCGTTTATCGGGTCCCTTCCGTTGATTACGATCTTAACTCTGATTTGGCTAAGAGTGGAACAAGCCGATTCCTCTAAGATCGAAAATCACGCCTACTATACGTTTTGGTATGTAATCCCGAGCCTTCCGATGTTTTTTTTCTTTCCCCGAATCCACCAATCCATCGGATTCTGGCCCGCGCTCGGAACTTCCGTAGTCTCGACGCTTCTTCTTTACTTTGGCTTTGCTTTACTTCTGAAAAGATTCGGGATCGACCTACTCTAA